In Nicotiana tabacum cultivar K326 chromosome 19, ASM71507v2, whole genome shotgun sequence, one DNA window encodes the following:
- the LOC107788878 gene encoding uncharacterized protein LOC107788878, translating into MSTVKNTPFTVVDEAPLQLQMWWYDLGEDGQKWVTKHLGDLTDIMKIKPRDDLIEALVTFWDPVHNVFRFSDFELTPTLEEIAGYSGFGRDLRNQELIFPRALSVHRFFDLLNISKQIRKTNIVEGCCSFYFLYSRFGQPNGFEMHEKGLNNKQNKDTWQIHHRFAFIMAFLGIMVFPNKERTIDTRIARVVQVLTTKEHHTLAPIILSDIYRALTLCKSGAKFFEGCNILLQMRLIEHLRHHPKFMSYGPSKDNFIESYEEKVKDYNSPEGVEAWISHLRSLNASQIEWTLGWLPVREVIHMSALKSYLLLLDLRSVQPYTPHRVLRQLGRYQVVPKDEDLRVQVIELHPEAPLPEALIQQIWNGCRYLKDDTQAPDPARGEVDPGYAIWFGKRSRVDDVPEPKRPTKRPHVQAFDDKIQERLAWGEREKGYKTTIHALEERLRNLNFEKDLQEQEAEGEKKSLIRKNEALRAQLQQMKKASEVPVRSWKDQRTIANLMEKVQDYDSLLAKTEKALDKAKEKIEQLNEKAESSKDRQVTKFEEERAQFEREKAHWARSEAQLHAQLEEMRRYNREYQHTDFDREMAQARLEQARLRAQLESALDREGHIREIATTRQQQLQDRDQNF; encoded by the coding sequence atgagcactgTCAAGAACACACCATTCACAGTTGTAGACGAGGCTCCACTtcagcttcagatgtggtggtatgatttaggagaagatggtcagaaatgggtcaccAAGCACTTGGGAGACCTTACAGATATTATGAAAATTAAACCACGGGACGATTTGATTGAggcactagtgactttttgggaccccgttcacaatgtctttcgcttctccgattttgagctaactcccactttagaagagatagctggatattccgGGTTTGGCAGGGATTTGAGAAACCAGGAGCTCATATTCCCAAGGGCTCTTTCTGTACACCGATTCTTcgatcttctgaacatcagtaagcAAATTAGAAAGACCAACATAGtcgaagggtgttgttctttctacttcttgTACTCTAGGTTCGGGCAGCCAAATGGgtttgaaatgcatgaaaagggccttaacAACAAGCAGAACAAAGACACATGGCAGATTCATCATCGCTTCGCCTTCATAATGGCGTTTCTGGGAattatggtcttcccaaacaaggAGCGGACAATTGATACCCGCATAGCCAGGGttgtacaggtcctcactaccaaagaacatcacactcttgccccgatcattctatcagacatttatcgggcgttgactttgtgcaagtccggggcaaaattcttcgaagggtgcaatattttgttaCAAATGCGGTTGATTGAgcatctccgacatcaccccaagttcatgagcTATGGTCCGAGCAAGGACAATTTCATTGAGAGTTACGAAGAAAAAGTAAAAGATTACAactctccagaaggggtggaagcctggatatcccacCTAAGATCTTTAAatgcaagtcaaattgagtggactttgggatggctcccggtaagagaggtgatacacatgtcggCCCTAAAAAGTTATTTGCTGTTGTTGGATTTGAGAAGTGTCCAGCCGTATACGCCACAcagagttctaagacagctaggaAGGTACCAAGTAGTACCTAAGGATGAAGATTTGCGTGTGCAAGTGattgagctacaccccgaagcccCACTCCCCGAAGCTTTAATCCAGcaaatttggaatggttgtcgctacttgaaagatgatactcagGCGCCAGATCCTGCGAGAGGTGAGGTAGATCCGGGTTATGCTATATGGTTTGGGAAgaggtctcgcgtggatgatgtgcCAGAGCCCAAAAGGCCCACAAAAAGgccgcatgttcaagcctttgatgataaaatccaagaacggttggccTGGGGTGAACGGGAAAAGGGATACAAaacaactattcatgccttagaagaaaggCTGAGAAACCTCAATTTTGAGAAAGacttgcaagaacaagaagccgaaggggaaaagaagagtctgatccGCAAAAATGAAGCCCTTCGTGCTCAacttcaacagatgaagaaagcctctgaagtgccagtgagaagttggaaagaccagagaaccattgccaatctgatggaaaaggtgcaagattatgattccctcTTGGCAAAGACTGAAAAGGCGTTGGACAAAGCCAAGGAAAAGATTGAACAGCTAAATGAGAAGGCCGAATCAAGTAAGGATCGCCAAGTaacaaaatttgaagaagagagGGCTCAATTCGAGAGAGAAAAGGCCCATTGGGCACGTTCAGAAGCTCAGCTCCATGCacagttggaagaaatgagaaggtacaatagagaataCCAGCATACAGATTTTGATAGGGAGATGGCTCAGGCGAGACTCGAGCAGGCTAGACTCCGGGCTCAGTTGGAGTCAGCCTTAGATCGTGAGGGCCACATAAGGGagatagccaccactcgccagcagcagttACAAGATCGAGACCAGAATTTCTag